One window of Nocardia nova SH22a genomic DNA carries:
- the ffh gene encoding signal recognition particle protein — MFESLSDRLTGALKDLRGKGRLSPADIDATAREIRLALLEADVALPVVRQFIARIKERAKGAEVSGALNPAQQVVKIVNEELIGILGGETRRLQYAKTPPTVVMLAGLQGAGKTTLAGKLAKWLKGQGHTPLLVACDLQRPGAVTQLQVVGERAGVPVFAPHPGTSVGGGENALGVTAADPIRVAEAGIEEAKQKHYDIVIVDTAGRLGIDEELMRQAAGIRDAVQPDETLFVLDAMIGQDAVSTAEAFRDGVGFTGVVLTKLDGDARGGAALSVREVTGMPILFASTGEKLEDFDVFHPDRMSSRILGMGDLLTLIEQAEQVYDQQQAEEAARKIGSGELTLEDFLDQMLAIRKMGPIGNLLGMLPGAGQMKDVLAQVDDKQLDRVQAIIRGMTPAERANPKIINASRRLRIANGSGVTVTDVNQLVDRFFEARKMMAAMGRQMGMPGARRNNTKGKKGKKGKKGGRGPTPPKGMRGGFPGMPGMPPGMPGMPAAGMPDLSNMPAGLDELPPGLEGFDLSKLKFPKN; from the coding sequence GTGTTCGAATCCCTGTCCGACCGGTTGACCGGTGCCCTGAAGGATCTGCGTGGCAAGGGACGCCTGTCGCCGGCCGATATCGACGCGACCGCGCGCGAGATCCGGCTGGCACTGCTCGAGGCCGATGTCGCGCTGCCCGTGGTGCGGCAGTTCATCGCCCGCATCAAGGAACGCGCCAAGGGCGCCGAGGTCTCCGGTGCGCTGAACCCGGCCCAGCAGGTCGTCAAGATCGTCAACGAGGAACTGATCGGCATTCTCGGCGGTGAGACCCGCCGCCTGCAGTACGCCAAGACCCCGCCGACGGTCGTCATGCTGGCCGGTCTGCAGGGCGCCGGTAAGACCACGCTGGCGGGCAAGCTGGCCAAATGGCTCAAGGGCCAGGGGCATACACCGCTGCTGGTCGCCTGTGACCTGCAGCGGCCGGGTGCCGTCACGCAGTTGCAGGTGGTCGGTGAGCGCGCCGGTGTGCCGGTGTTCGCGCCGCATCCGGGTACATCCGTGGGTGGTGGTGAGAACGCTCTCGGCGTCACGGCCGCCGATCCGATCCGCGTCGCCGAGGCCGGTATCGAGGAAGCGAAGCAGAAGCACTACGACATCGTCATCGTCGACACCGCCGGACGCCTCGGCATCGACGAGGAACTGATGCGTCAGGCCGCCGGAATCCGGGATGCGGTCCAGCCGGACGAGACCCTGTTCGTCCTCGACGCCATGATCGGCCAGGACGCCGTCTCCACCGCCGAGGCGTTCCGCGACGGTGTCGGCTTCACCGGCGTCGTGCTGACCAAACTCGACGGTGACGCCCGCGGTGGCGCCGCGCTGTCGGTGCGCGAAGTGACCGGCATGCCGATCCTGTTCGCGTCCACCGGTGAGAAGCTCGAGGACTTCGACGTCTTCCACCCCGACCGCATGTCCAGCCGCATCCTCGGCATGGGCGATCTGCTCACGCTGATCGAGCAGGCCGAGCAGGTCTACGACCAGCAGCAGGCCGAGGAGGCCGCCCGCAAGATCGGCTCCGGTGAGCTGACCCTCGAGGACTTCCTCGATCAGATGCTGGCCATCCGCAAGATGGGCCCGATCGGCAACCTGCTCGGCATGCTCCCCGGCGCCGGGCAGATGAAGGATGTGCTCGCCCAGGTCGACGACAAACAGCTCGATCGGGTGCAGGCGATCATTCGCGGTATGACGCCCGCCGAACGCGCCAACCCGAAGATCATCAACGCCTCCCGCCGCCTGCGCATCGCCAACGGCTCCGGCGTCACGGTCACCGATGTCAACCAGCTCGTCGACCGCTTCTTCGAGGCCCGCAAGATGATGGCCGCCATGGGCCGCCAGATGGGCATGCCGGGTGCGCGCCGCAACAACACCAAGGGCAAGAAGGGGAAGAAGGGCAAGAAGGGCGGGCGCGGACCGACCCCGCCGAAGGGGATGCGCGGCGGTTTCCCGGGGATGCCCGGTATGCCGCCGGGAATGCCGGGGATGCCCGCGGCCGGGATGCCGGATCTGTCGAACATGCCCGCGGGGCTGGATGAGCTGCCGCCGGGGTTGGAGGGCTTCGATCTGTCGAAGCTGAAGTTCCCCAAGAACTGA
- a CDS encoding [protein-PII] uridylyltransferase — MSDESSDGIGLSDGAKDLVAARDRLLGGEDPRRPRLPADALRQALVDLHELWLTGKGAELGITSDSGLAIVAVGGLGRREMLPYSDLDLVLLHDDVDPARVAEVADRLWYPLWDAHIKLDHSVRTVPQALRVAAGDLTAALGMLDARHIVGDAELSNLLIGGVRREWRTGIRSRFGELVEQAQARWKRNGEVAHRAEPDLKNGRGGLRDIQLLDALAIAQLTDAVPGLGPDVPGGGLEAAHRKLLDVRTELHRVAGRSRDQLRAQDADEIGAALRIGDRFDLARTLSDAARTVVYSVDVGVRTAGNALPRRGLARLRRLPVRRPLDEGVVEHAGEVVLARDARPQRDPGLILRVAAASARTGLPMSATTLNRLSEDAPELREPWPREALNDLLILLGSGRAAIDAVEALDRTGLWGRLFPEWGAVRDLPPRDAVHTWTVDRHLVETVAYASAMSTRVARPDLLLLGALLHDIGKGRTEDHSIVGAELAVRIGRRLGLWPEDVHSLSVIVRHHLLLPETATRRDLGDPATAARVVDALDGDRQVLELLHTLAEADSLATGPGVWGEWKASLIGELVRRSRSALAGEPVPHGDSPAPVELEPVVLDRVAAGGVYVDLRPGDGRYTHIVTVAAPDTPGLLSEAAGVLALHSLRVLSATLSAFGGIAIDTFVVTPNFGDPPDAGLLRQELIRAINGDLKLAAALADKEKEASSRTSPYAQAQPRVIWTDTDRPGRVLLELRAEDRVGLLSRLAAALAAQGADVRWAKAVTMGSVVVDAFSLRLDDDSEPRRREIEAALLAVVPHQEPKKPSETDTDADAG; from the coding sequence ATGAGTGACGAATCGTCCGACGGCATCGGATTGTCCGATGGCGCCAAGGATCTGGTGGCCGCACGCGATCGGCTGCTCGGCGGCGAGGATCCGCGGCGTCCGCGATTGCCCGCCGACGCGCTGCGCCAGGCGCTGGTCGATCTGCACGAGCTGTGGTTGACCGGTAAGGGCGCGGAGCTCGGGATCACCTCCGACAGCGGGCTCGCGATCGTCGCCGTGGGCGGGTTGGGGCGGCGCGAGATGCTGCCGTACTCGGATCTGGATCTGGTGCTGCTGCACGACGATGTCGATCCCGCACGGGTCGCGGAGGTGGCCGACCGGCTCTGGTATCCGCTGTGGGACGCCCACATCAAACTCGATCACAGCGTGCGCACGGTGCCGCAGGCGCTGCGGGTGGCCGCCGGTGACCTCACCGCCGCGCTCGGCATGCTGGATGCCCGCCACATCGTCGGCGACGCCGAGCTGAGCAATCTGCTCATCGGCGGTGTCCGGCGGGAGTGGCGGACCGGAATCCGTTCCCGCTTCGGCGAATTGGTGGAGCAGGCCCAGGCGCGCTGGAAGCGCAACGGTGAGGTGGCCCATCGCGCCGAACCCGATCTCAAGAACGGCCGCGGCGGCCTGCGCGATATCCAGCTGCTCGACGCCTTGGCCATCGCTCAGCTCACCGACGCCGTTCCGGGACTCGGACCCGACGTTCCCGGTGGCGGTCTGGAGGCCGCGCACCGCAAACTGCTCGATGTGCGGACCGAACTGCACCGGGTGGCCGGACGCTCCCGGGACCAGCTGCGCGCCCAGGACGCCGACGAGATCGGCGCGGCGCTGCGCATCGGTGACCGGTTCGATCTGGCCCGCACCCTCAGCGATGCCGCCCGCACGGTCGTCTATTCGGTGGACGTCGGTGTGCGCACCGCCGGGAATGCCCTGCCCCGGCGCGGTCTGGCCCGGCTGCGCCGCCTGCCGGTGCGCCGCCCGCTCGACGAGGGCGTGGTCGAACATGCCGGTGAGGTGGTGCTGGCGCGCGACGCCCGGCCGCAACGCGATCCGGGGCTGATCCTGCGGGTGGCGGCCGCCTCCGCGCGCACCGGCCTGCCGATGTCGGCCACCACCCTCAACCGGCTGTCCGAGGACGCGCCCGAACTGCGGGAGCCGTGGCCGCGGGAGGCCCTCAACGATCTGCTGATCCTGCTGGGCTCCGGCCGCGCCGCCATCGATGCCGTCGAGGCCCTGGACCGAACCGGGCTGTGGGGCAGGCTGTTTCCGGAATGGGGAGCGGTCCGCGATCTGCCGCCCCGCGACGCCGTCCACACCTGGACCGTCGATCGGCATCTGGTGGAGACGGTCGCCTACGCCAGTGCCATGAGTACCCGGGTGGCCCGTCCGGACCTGCTGCTGCTGGGTGCGCTGCTGCACGATATCGGCAAGGGGCGCACCGAGGATCACAGCATCGTGGGCGCCGAACTGGCCGTCCGGATCGGTCGCAGGCTCGGCCTGTGGCCCGAGGACGTGCACAGCCTGTCGGTGATAGTGCGCCACCATCTGCTGCTCCCCGAAACCGCGACCCGCCGGGATCTGGGGGATCCGGCGACCGCTGCACGGGTGGTCGACGCGCTGGACGGTGATCGGCAGGTACTCGAACTGCTGCACACCCTCGCCGAGGCCGATTCGCTGGCCACCGGGCCGGGTGTGTGGGGTGAGTGGAAGGCGTCGCTGATCGGTGAACTCGTCCGCCGGTCGCGATCGGCGCTGGCGGGAGAGCCGGTGCCGCACGGTGATTCGCCCGCACCGGTGGAGTTGGAGCCGGTGGTGCTGGACCGGGTCGCGGCCGGTGGGGTGTATGTGGACCTGCGCCCCGGCGACGGCCGCTACACCCACATCGTCACCGTCGCCGCTCCGGACACCCCCGGTCTGCTGTCGGAGGCGGCGGGGGTGCTGGCCCTGCATTCGCTGCGGGTGCTCTCGGCGACGTTGTCGGCCTTCGGCGGGATCGCGATCGACACCTTCGTGGTCACCCCGAATTTCGGTGATCCGCCCGATGCGGGTCTGCTGCGCCAGGAACTGATCCGGGCGATCAACGGCGATCTGAAACTGGCCGCGGCACTGGCGGACAAGGAGAAGGAAGCCTCGTCGCGGACCAGTCCCTACGCCCAGGCGCAGCCCAGGGTGATCTGGACCGATACCGATCGGCCCGGGCGGGTCCTGCTCGAATTGCGGGCCGAGGATCGCGTCGGACTGCTCAGCCGGCTCGCCGCGGCACTGGCCGCACAGGGCGCCGATGTGCGATGGGCCAAGGCCGTGACGATGGGATCGGTGGTGGTCGACGCCTTCAGCCTCCGGCTCGACGACGACTCCGAGCCGCGCCGCCGGGAGATCGAGGCCGCATTGCTGGCGGTGGTCCCGCACCAGGAACCGAAGAAACCGAGCGAAACGGACACCGATGCGGATGCCGGATAG
- a CDS encoding P-II family nitrogen regulator, which translates to MKLITAIVKPFTLEDVKSALEQAGVLGMTVSEVQGYGRQKGHTEVYRGAEYSVDFVPKVRVEVVVDDASVEKVVEVVVEAARTGKIGDGKVWVTPVESVIRVRTGERGGDAL; encoded by the coding sequence ATGAAACTGATCACTGCAATCGTCAAACCGTTCACGCTCGAGGACGTCAAGTCCGCGCTCGAGCAGGCCGGTGTGCTGGGGATGACGGTCAGCGAGGTCCAGGGGTACGGCCGGCAGAAGGGGCACACCGAGGTCTACCGGGGTGCCGAGTATTCGGTGGATTTCGTTCCGAAGGTCCGGGTCGAGGTCGTCGTGGACGACGCCTCGGTCGAGAAGGTCGTCGAGGTGGTCGTCGAGGCCGCCCGCACCGGCAAGATCGGTGACGGCAAGGTGTGGGTCACCCCGGTGGAATCGGTGATCCGCGTCCGGACCGGTGAACGTGGTGGCGACGCACTGTAG
- a CDS encoding ammonium transporter, with translation MRRIKVAYPLLGVPDTGDTAWMLASAALVLLMTPGLAFFYGGMVRSKNVLNMIMMSISAMGIIGVLWALYGFSEAFGDNKFGLIGNPGQFFGLKGLIGSNGVKASPADPSTGAAAVDQVNIPLAGTIPMTVFVAFQLMFAIITVALISGAVADRMKFRAWVVFAVVWSTIVYFPVAHWVFDFDVKDAAGNIVHHGGWIANKLQAIDFAGGTAVHINAGAAGLALALVLGRRKGWPKTPMRPHNLPFVMLGAGLLWFGWFGFNAGSSVSSNGLAGSTFLTTTFATCAAMLAWLVVEKIRDGKPTSLGAASGIVAGLVAITPSCSSVNVLGALVIGAVAGALCALAVGLKFKFGFDDSLDVVGVHLVGGVVGTLLIGLFLTPESGAGASGAKGLFYGGGFDQLGKQAVGAFTVLAFSFVVSLIIGLIIKYTIGIRASEEEEFRGMDESEHAETSYDFAAVGGTARTAVKEA, from the coding sequence ATGAGGAGGATCAAGGTGGCGTATCCCTTGCTCGGTGTGCCCGACACCGGCGACACCGCATGGATGCTGGCGAGCGCTGCGCTCGTGTTGTTGATGACCCCGGGGCTGGCGTTCTTCTACGGCGGTATGGTCCGCTCGAAGAACGTCCTCAACATGATCATGATGAGCATCAGCGCGATGGGCATCATCGGTGTGTTGTGGGCCCTGTACGGGTTCTCCGAGGCATTCGGCGACAACAAGTTCGGTCTGATCGGCAATCCAGGACAGTTCTTCGGCCTGAAGGGCCTGATCGGAAGTAATGGGGTCAAGGCGAGTCCCGCCGATCCGTCGACCGGTGCGGCCGCGGTCGACCAGGTCAACATTCCGCTCGCCGGAACCATCCCGATGACGGTGTTCGTCGCGTTCCAGCTGATGTTCGCCATCATCACCGTCGCGCTGATCTCGGGTGCGGTCGCCGATCGCATGAAGTTCCGCGCCTGGGTGGTCTTCGCGGTGGTGTGGTCGACCATCGTCTACTTCCCGGTCGCGCACTGGGTCTTCGACTTCGATGTCAAGGACGCCGCGGGCAACATCGTCCACCACGGCGGCTGGATCGCGAACAAACTGCAGGCCATCGACTTCGCGGGTGGTACCGCGGTGCACATCAACGCCGGTGCCGCGGGTCTGGCGCTCGCCCTGGTGCTCGGCCGCCGCAAGGGCTGGCCGAAGACCCCGATGCGCCCGCACAATCTGCCCTTCGTGATGCTCGGCGCCGGTCTGCTGTGGTTCGGCTGGTTCGGATTCAACGCCGGTTCCTCGGTGAGCTCCAACGGCCTGGCCGGTTCGACCTTCCTGACCACCACCTTCGCCACCTGCGCGGCCATGCTCGCCTGGCTGGTCGTGGAGAAGATCCGCGACGGCAAGCCCACCAGCCTCGGCGCGGCCTCGGGCATCGTGGCCGGACTGGTCGCGATCACCCCGTCCTGCTCGTCGGTGAACGTGCTGGGTGCGCTGGTGATCGGTGCGGTGGCCGGTGCGCTGTGCGCCCTGGCGGTCGGCCTGAAGTTCAAGTTCGGCTTCGACGACTCGCTCGACGTCGTCGGTGTGCACCTGGTCGGTGGTGTTGTCGGTACGCTGCTGATCGGTCTGTTCCTGACTCCGGAATCCGGCGCGGGCGCTTCGGGTGCGAAGGGCCTGTTCTACGGCGGCGGTTTCGATCAGCTCGGAAAGCAGGCTGTCGGGGCCTTCACCGTGCTCGCGTTCTCCTTCGTCGTTTCATTGATCATCGGTCTGATCATCAAGTACACGATCGGCATCCGGGCCTCCGAGGAAGAGGAGTTCCGGGGTATGGACGAGTCGGAGCACGCGGAGACGTCATACGATTTCGCTGCTGTGGGTGGCACGGCACGTACCGCCGTCAAGGAGGCATGA